From a single Chiloscyllium plagiosum isolate BGI_BamShark_2017 chromosome 27, ASM401019v2, whole genome shotgun sequence genomic region:
- the LOC122563444 gene encoding ferritin heavy chain B-like, producing the protein MASQDRQNYHQDCEAVINRQINMELYASYVYMSMYAFFDRDDVALKHVANFFQHQSHEEREHAEKLMKFQNQRRGRAILQDVAKPDRLEWSNTLEAMRCALHLEKTANQSLLELHKLASDKVNPHMCDFLETLYLDEQVQAIKKVGDFITNLACIGAPQNGMAEYLCDKHTLGESSS; encoded by the coding sequence ATGGCTTCCCAGGATCGCCAGAATTACCACCAGGATTGCGAAGCGGTAATTAATCGCCAGATTAACATGGAGCTCTATGCTTCTTATGTCTACATGTCTATGTATGCCTTCTTTGACCGGGATGATGTTGCCCTGAAGCATGTTGCCAATTTTTTCCAGCATCAGTCCCATGAGGAACGGGAACATGCAGAGAAACTgatgaagtttcaaaatcaacgaAGGGGCCGTGCGATCCTTCAGGATGTCGCGAAACCTGATCGTCTTGAATGGAGCAATACTCTGGAAGCCATGAGGTGTGCCCTCCATCTGGAAAAGACTGCGAATCAGTCTCTGCTGGAGCTGCACAAACTGGCTTCTGACAAGGTCAATCCTCATATGTGTGACTTCCTGGAAACTCTCTATTTGGATGAACAAGTCCAGGCTATCAAGAAGGTTGGTGATTTCATCACCAACCTGGCCTGTATAGGAGCTCCCCAGAATGGCATGGCAGAGTACCTGTGTGACAAGCACACCCTGGGAGAGAGCAGCAGCTAA